The Amblyomma americanum isolate KBUSLIRL-KWMA chromosome 6, ASM5285725v1, whole genome shotgun sequence genome has a window encoding:
- the LOC144095148 gene encoding uncharacterized protein LOC144095148: protein MLSRAPVPTQASSASSEADCDIHAVQVVSSIVSTPMKERLEKEIRDDPYLSEKMAALRANCCKADASALPCLNTTRIPVSQCESIANLRGERYCHLSKRAVQFVCTATTGHAQQQ from the exons ATGTTGTCACGTGCACCAGTGCCAACGCAGGCGTCGAGTGCCTCATCGGAAGCAGACTGCGACATCCATGCCGTACAGGTCGTCTCCAGCATCGTAAGCACGCCAATGAAAGAGCGTCTGGAAAAGGAAATCAGGGATGACCCGTACTTAAGCGAG aagatggccgctctccgggcgaactgctgcaaggccgacgcctccgcacttccctgcctgaatacaacgaggattccagtgtcccagtgcgaaagcattgccaatcttcgaggggaaaggtactgccacctctcaaagagggcagttcagttcgtgtgcacggcgacaactggtcacgcacagcaacagtaa